The Paroedura picta isolate Pp20150507F chromosome 2, Ppicta_v3.0, whole genome shotgun sequence sequence TGTGCCCAGTTCTGCTACTCAGATAATGTAAACCAGATAAAAGCAACATTACATATTGCTATCAgtactatttgggggggggggttacccttTTGCAGTCTATTAGCCCACACCCCAGTCCATTTAGTATGATGCTGAAATTGTCACGGTGCCCCTCTCAGATCTTCAGCAATCCCAACTCTTTAGCCTGAGCTAAAATTCATGGGGTAAATTCCTCAGGGCACTCTACCTCATTACACAACCATTACAAGGACTTCTAGCAGGGCTACTGCCCTGTTTGTCAAAGAATTCCTTCCCACAAAGTGGGGAGGAAACCATTACTACACCTGCTGACACTTAAAAGAAAACGTCGCATCAGCTTCAATGCCATGTGCTTTGAATGAAGCCTCAGAGACTGGAGTGCTGTGGAGAACTGCTGGGGAAGTATGAACAGCTGCTAAAGGGGCCTTGATGGCTGCATTACAGCCATTGAGACAGTAAAGAAAAATCTGAATAAGTTTTCCTTGCAAAGTTAAGTAGAGAGAAAGGGAGCACATGGGAAGAAAATGTCTGGTTCATTGTGATACACCCCAATTACTATTGCATAGATCCCCCAAGCCTAAAACAGGCCCTGCCATTCTGAGACAGAACAGAAAAGAGGCCTGGTTTCTCTCCACGAATGTCGCCAGCAATTCTGCcttgggttgccaaatctggcttgaaaaatacctggagattttgggcagggtgggatttggggagggaaaggatctTAGCAGGAGATAATGCCATATAATCTattctctgaagctgccattttctctggggggaccagtcttggtcatctggagatgaactgtaatagcAGAATATCTCCAGTGGCTGCCTGGTGTTTGGCAACCCAAATAGTGCAGCAAACCATTTCAAATGGTTCCGCAAAATGATGACCCAGCTGCCTATTCCAGCAGGTCATAAAAATAAGACAGCATTTCCCCCCAGGTCATCCCCCTTGTTCCTCCCCAGCAGGAGGATCCATAACATAGCAGCTGGGATCTCCATGTTTTGTTGTAGAGAGAGTTTTGAAGCCTGGCACAGCACCCCCTCTGGAAGCCAGACATACAAATTGTGGCCACAAACCTCCCCACCCATCTACCTACCCAGTTCTACATCAGATATCACTTACGAGGTCCCATCATCAACACATCATGCAAGTGGGAGCGATATTCCTCACCTGCGGAAGTCAAGGAGAGGTCGTGTGGTGGTGGGAATCCCTTCAGCTGGCCAGCTCAGGAAGTGAAACTGGGTCAGGGTTCTCGTCTCCTGGGATTGCACATTCTTCAGGTAGAAGCTGCGCACCAGGAAATCCTCACACCAGATGTGTTCCGATACCAAGTTCACCTGTATAGGGACCCCCAAgggatggtttgtttgtttttttgttatcTCCTATCTTTCATATGACAAGTCCCTGCACATTGTTACCCCACCAAGCACTTCAAGGCAGCATACATgatcttatcatagaatcatagagttggaagaggttggccatctagtccaaccccctgcgaattcaaccccctgctcttCTCCCCATCCTTACACCCATTCCTCACAGATAGCGATCCAGTTACCAGCTTCCACCGCATGTTGTTCCGCTATGACATTCAACTGTTCCTAGCAGCTAGTAGAAGGTGGAACTCTCTTCGCCATAGGAGTGATGGCACCCATGGCTGGCCTGTTTTATTCCTTCCCCAGAGCCAGCTGTCCAGGGGCAGGGGGGCTTCACAACATTTGGGACTCACATTATAGCAGCATTTAAGAGTGTGCTTGTTATGCAGCCCTCGCAAGATTACCTTGGAAGGCACCAATCACTTTTTCCTCCGTGGAAAAGCTGATTCTGGTTTCTTAGCTCAGAGATGGCTACTACTCAACACTGGCGGGCAGCAGTAGGAAGCTGCTGTCTTGTACTTTCAGAATGGGCTTAAAAGCCTCAGAggcagatgggggggggttgccactCAGGCTCAGGAAAGAACATGGGTGCTGCAGAAGAGTCATCAAGCATCACCATCACCCACAGAGAGAGACGGCCTACAGGAGGATAACTGGCCTTTTGATAAACTACAGCTAAATCAAGAGCTGCCAGTCTCACTGGAGACCAAGTAGCTCTTTCGATTTGGCATAAGCCACCCCTTGAAGCCATAAACAATTAGAAGGTTGAAATCAGAAAGGAAGAGGTGacaaaggagaaaaggagggagtCTGACCACATCAAAAGAGAGAAGAGGGAAGAAGAGAACATCAAAAGAAATACGGGAGGAGAATGGTAAGAGTCAGGAGGTGGGACAGCAAAGATCACATCAGCTAGCACCGTGGCACCCATGGGCAACACATCAAGGAGTCACTACCTAGTGAGCTCAGGGGCTCTATAATGAGAAAGTAGCCAACGCAGCAGGTCAAGCTCACCTCATATATATGGTAGAGTGAGGAGCCTTCGTCAGGCCAGTAGCGGTCACATTGCTTGATCCCGTCCTCCACAAGGGGGCTCAGCATTACGATCACAGTGCAGCCATTCTCCCACACCATCTACACACAAGCAGGAGGCATTACCCACAGCTCCAAGGTGGAGGGAGGCAGAATCTGGTGGCTCATTGCCAGCTGCTAAGAGGGCACACAAGGGGGCATCATTGCGTGGCAGAGAACAAGACACCTCAGCCTGTAGGAAGGCTGTAAGCCTCTCCAGTCAGACTGGGCCCCATTCGAACCTCAGGACAGGCAGGATGTGAACCACACTGGTCCAAAACCAAAAGCCAGAGCTGCACGTACCCCTATTCCCATAGCCTAAAGTACAGCACTGCGCATCCTGCAGATTCAACTTCAAACTTATGACCAAAGGACAGCACATGATTTAATCCCTTGTGTCTAAAGAAATCGTCTTGGGCTGAGTCTAACAAATTCTTGCAATGCAGGATTTCCAGTGGGTATTATTCAGCGCTCCGCACAGCTTGTCCCTCTTTCCCTCGTCATTGCTATCAGAAACCAGATGAATTATGCAAAAGGCAGAAACACGCCACAAAAACAAGCCATTATTGGTAAAGCTCTGAATTGCATCATTTATCTACAGCACAGTATCTGCTGTTTTTCGGTAGGGGCATCCAGCCCATCCCAGATCGCCAAATATTAATGGTTTAGAGACCTGGCAATGAccatgcagcagaacaaagtggtaAAACGACCCAGCACTGAAGATCCTAGGTAAGGAATCATGTTTTTATGATCTCCTACACTAAGAATTCCCAAGGGGGATTTTACAGACCAGGGGAAAAACAGGGCATGCAcacaggtgtgtatgtgtgtaaaccCGTTTTTATTTCCCTTGTTTTTTCATTCACTTTTTGGTGTTAATTTTCCTCAGGAACGAGGCCACCACTTCCTCCACTGCCCGGGCACCCATCCTTAATATGCAGGGGATGAGGCACTTTTCCCATTCATTTTCATTCCACAGATGAAGGAGCTAAAGCAGGCCTTTTCTTCATTCCATTCTTTGCTTTCATTCATTGTCTTCATGTAAGACAGCATTAAAAAGTTTAAAGTGAATCCTTTCTATCCTCCTAGCACCTCGATCTCTTGCATGTGTAAGCAAAGCCTGGACTGACTGGCTATGTCCGCCTTGGGGGCCGGGCTATGTCTGGGTGCACTTTTATTCTTGTCGCCCCACAAGGGGGTATGgaccacatttcccccccccccacctccgcaCACCCTTTCTTGCTTGGTCCACCATAACCTAGAGGTGCCTCACCTGCCAGAAGTCAGCAATGGTGTGGGAGAGCGGCCCCTGTGTTGCAATGTACGCTGGCATCCGTGGGTCATGGTCAATCTGTGATGGGAAAAGCATTGGTTGTATATGTCTTTGAAGCCGGTAGGGCAGAACAGGGTGTAAAACAGAGCAGACGTGAAAGGCAGGACCCTCAGGCAGAGTGACACCTACTCAGGGACTGTTAGGTGTTTGGAGCCTGTCCTAACTTTGGCCACAGTGGAATGCACTTTCTGGTTTGAGATCTTGTGCCAACAGTTTCTGCAACTAAGAAGACCTCCACACACATTAGTTAATTCACTTTCAAtacacttcagaagtagattttcctgctatgtacaggaaaatccagctgcaaaaggacactgaaagtgcattatcctacacatgtgGAGTGGGCCCTGGCAATACCCCAATTCACCTGAAATAATCCAGTCTCTTGATTTATCCATTCCTTAAGTGCAACAACCCACAAGCAGGCAAGCAATGCACCCTCACTTGTATGGGAATGGCTGTAATTATGAGgcagtgggaaagaaaaaaaataatactaTCAAATTGAAGCACATTCCGTGTGTCCCAAGCTGATGTGCTCTTGCATCCCATGtgcatcccccccctcctcctgtggCAAGGGGAGAGTACAAGAGCAACTCAGTCTGCTGTGCTGCAGGCCCAACCCTGCAGCTCTTCAAAACTGCTTTAAAGCAGGTCCAACCTGTGGCTACTGTGACATCTAGTCTGTCCCTTACTAACGTGAATTGATTGTATGCAGATAAAACTTTCATGTTCGACTGAAGAAGAGATGGAGGGGCATAAAACTACCACCAAGAACAAGAGGAGAGAGTACAAAGCTAGTTAGAAAAGGCCAAAAGTGTAGGTTATGGGAGCAGAAGTCATCCCATTCTAATATGAGGAAGCGAAAGACTTCTCACCATGGAGTGAGAAAGTGTACCTGTTTCTGGAACTGAGGTGACAGACAACATTTGGAGGGCCCTAGCTTTTCCCACATATTTTGGGacacaaggtggggggggggggcacagcaggCTTGTCAAACAGATTTGATGAGCCTACAACCAGGGACTGTGGGATTGCCTGTTTCCCTTACGGTGGGCCTGAGACACCTAAGACTGTGGAGAAAGCTGAGGGGCTTGAGGAACATCACTTACAAATGAGCGGTGGATGCTGGGGTGAGGAGGAAGGCACAGAAAAAGTTGCCTCTTGAAGTGGGGCAGTGGGAGTGCAACAGGGTGTCAGGGGTGCGAATCTGGTTGCCTGTCACTCACAATGGGGCTGGCATTGATGAAGTCGCTCCTGGACGGGTTGCTCTCTGCTTTCAGCTTGATGCGTGCGTGGTCATCTGGGAAACAGCACAAAGGACAAGGAGCCAATGTAGCAAGCTTCACTGGAACAGacggaggggcagggggaggcaggaagagCACGGCATCTCTGGCCTCACCTTCTTGATGGCGAAATCCTTGTGTGTGGGTAGGCAGGGGTTGGAGGAACAAGCCACGAACCTTCACTCAGAGGCAAAACACTGTGTGGCTGATCCCACAAGTTCATCCCAATGCAATGTACAgtctccatttccccctcccttgttaTCTACTCACAGGGCACGTATTCTGGGTTACGGTTTTTCTTGATGTTTGCTTCATGCTGGGCGACATCACAGGAATTAGGTTCAGCCTGATATGCACATAGTGCTTGCCACTCTTTGGCTAACCGGTCACGGTTGCGCAGGTGGTCCTCCATgtatgcctgggggggggcacagtacaGCTATCATCTTCTGAATACAGCAGTGCATTGGAGAGCATACATATGTGACAGAAAGACTGCAGGCATCCAAGGGAGCGATGGCGTGTGGTCACTGCTGCTACTTGAGATTAGAGGGGCATGTTTAGTTGAGCATGAGGCCCAATAGAGCTTCTACCACTTCAGCCACTAGTTGCCACTTCTCTGCATGAGATGGTGGCTTCCCAAGCTTCCCACCTGTGGCTTCCCAAGCTTCAaaagcctcccccaccctccatccaCAGAAGCATGATCAGAAAGAATCTGTGTCTCACCAGAATCATGTGGCCCGTTGAGATGTCCATGTTGGATTGCACAGGCTCCTCGCACCAGGATGGTGTGCTGCTATGGGAGCTGGGGCTGGCCTGGGGTGCATCACTGAACTGCGAAGAGACACTGCTCACACGGGAGTTCTCAgctggagcaggggcaggaggcGTTTCAGCCCGGCCAAACAACGACTTAGCAGCCATGTGCTGCCGGCATAGCTCCTGTGGGGCAGAAAGAGCTACATATTATCGTGCAATAGTCTTAGGCATAACAGCTCTGAAAGGATGAAAGAAGACTTAACAGAAGCAAAAGGGCCAAGCTCATCCcaacagcagtaaaaaaaaagtcatgATGGCTGACCCTCTGGCCTCAGAGATGCTAAGAATTAGTTGATTCAAGCCAGCAGAGTTTGAGAGTGAGGGGTTATGGGGTCTGTATCCAGTCCTTCAATTCCAGATATTATGGTGACCAGGGCTCATGCCCTGGGTGACTTACTTGATGGGGGCACACTGGGCTCCGTCAAGCCCTCCTGGGTGGTGGGAGCTGTGCGCCATGATTGGCCCATGTCCAGTGACGCCTTCCCTCTGGCAGAGGTGTTGATGTGGGCCACCACCTCCCTGACAGCCACCAGTTTCCGGTCCCACGTTTCCTGATGGCAGGAATGAGTCAAGGGACATAGCCCAAGGCAGCTGGCCCCTTTGATGAGGCCCTTGGTGGGGAAGGTGCTGGGGATGGGGGCCGTTTGCAGGCAGGtgttcactgtggagcccccttgCATCACCAAGCCATGCCCACCTGCTTGCCCCCAGCACAAAATAGGTAGGTACACTCCTGTTCATGGAGGAATCCAGCCTCACTTTAAGGTTCTCATGGGTACAGAAACTGACTTGGGCCACCTGAGGCTGAGGAGTGTGCCAAACGGCTTTGCACCTATGCAGCAACTGCCTTCACCCAGTCTGGGAATGAATCACCTCCACTGCCAGAGAAGAGGCCATTTACCACAAAGcataaggaggaagaaaaaaaatcacttgataAATAGGATAATTTGGGTCAGCAACACAGTATTGTCCCTCCTCCCTGCAAAGCTTTGTTGCTGATGCTGCGTTCCTCTTGTAATTCTCAGCTGCCCAGTTTTGGCCCTGACTCCCTATGGATttcatcaaggctgagaacgccCAGCAACTGCCTGTGACTGCCTGCCCCTACTCCCACCTCAGTACCTGGTACTCAAAGGTGCTGTCAGCTGCTCCTTCAGGCCCCAGCCCAGCCAGCCGCTCTTTCTCACGTTGCCTGGCATGCTGGCGCAAACAGAAGACCACGGTGGCTGCAATGACGATGCCTGCCACACAGGCCAGCGCCACAAAGGTGAGCAGCACGGAGCGGAAGGTGTCACCAAAATGCACAGGATGTGGGTATGTTGCAGCATCATTTCGCTGTGGGAAGACAGAACAAGGGAGCTttaagggagggaaaggaagagtaTCTTGTGGCATGCAAGAGAGTGTGTCAGTCAGGGCTCCTCCCAACCAGTTGCCACCTCCCATTCTCCCCAGAGCAAACGTCCTTTGCTCCCCCCATCAACCGTGTTGCATAAAGCTACACCAAAGCTTCTGCTGCTCCTCTCAGTTCCCCATACTTGGCTCCTTTGTCTTGCTAAGTCCAGCAGTTTCACTCTCTAGTTTATACACAGCTAGCACCATCACCTCCCTATCACAGCATGACATATTGGAAGTAGGACAAGTCGCTATGGGGTCCACTCCTGGTCTTCAGGTGCCTGTGCTgttgccagtgcctcccctttttatttatttattattattactattactattactattactattactattattgtatttataccccgcctccccccgaaggctcgaggcggcttacataaccccattccctaaaaaccataaaataacaataagttccaataaatttacaatagtgtcaacaacgatggcttaatcttactcatttagtctccgcatcctcaactacaggaggaggggtgacactctctaccgccagtttgtgaggagggggctgatcttcttaccacccggcctcagctataagcctggtggaagagctccgtcttacaggccctgcggaatgctggaaattcacgcagggccctcagctcttccgggagctcattccaccaggttggggccaggactgagagggtcctggccctggtcgaggccaggcgggcttccttggggcaggGAACGACCAATaagttagcccccgcagagcgtaaagccctgcgggggaaaTAGGGCGAAAGGCagcccctcatatatgctgggcctagaccacggatggccttgaaggtcaaaaccaaaaccttgaacctgatccagaaggcaaccagtaaccagtgcagctgcctcagaactggctggatgtgagccctccacggtgtagctgtgaggactctagcagccgcattttggacaagttgcagtttccagatcaagcccagaggcaggccagtgtagagcgagttacagaaatctagtctagaggtgaccatcgcatggatcactgtggccaggtgttcggaggacagatagggcgctaatagtcgagcctggtgaagatagaaacATGCCCGGCTAACTACCTGTTTAACCCATGCcttgagtgttagtgaggcatccatggtcacccctaaattcctggcctgagacgtcCTAGcaagaaagggtaagcgcgcttcctgatctgcccccctatggcccaaccacagaacctccgtcttggaggggttgagtttcaggtgccTCATGCTTTCCAGATGGTAGAGGATTCACAGTGCTCCATTCCCGTTTTCCCCAATACCCACCAATGCCCAAAAACTACAAGCCCAGTCCTAGTTGGCTTACCTGCCCCACACCTGTCTGTAGGATCTTCACACCCACTTGAGATTCCAGCTGTGGCTTTACCAGTGCTAGATTAGAAACAAGAGCAAAAAAAGGACTGTTACAGAAGATCTGCCCTTGGGGACAGGAGACATGGCTGCTAGGGGAATGGGAGCTTTAGCCCTCTCCCTCCCAAGACAGTGAAGCCTACTGGCTCCAAATAGAGTCATACAATGTGCTTGATTCTCTTACTTTGATTGGAAAAAACCCCAAAGGCCACTGCCAAATGTTCAGCATCCTCACAATTCTTCTTAAAGCATGATGTGGCTCAATAGGGCCCTGAAATCATGATCCATGAGGCAATGCACACAACATTTCCAGGCTGCTTGATGGACAGCAACCAGGGAGGCAGCCTGTGCACTTACCAGTGACTACACAGAGCACTGTCTGAACAAGAAGGGCCACCCTGGAAATTCTCATCTACCTGTTACAGATGCTACTCTTCAGATATAGCACACCAACCAATTTGGGGCTTCTTGTACTTTGGGCCTCTTGCACTATGTAAACCAGGCCATTCCTCGCACCCATCAGTATGGCTTCAAGCCAAACTCTGAAAAATAGGTTCCTCAGAATGTTGTGCCCCAGGTCACCATGGGGAAGGTAATTACACCATGGGTAATGGGAAGATGCCACTGAAGGACAGTAGTAGCATACCTGTGTGTTTTTCTGAAGGTGTGAGTGTGGAGGGACAGGGAATCCTTGTTGGAGGATGGCCATGAGGGTTCCTGGGAGCCCTGAAGGCAGGAAGTTGCAAATGAAGGCATGCCAGCCTGCCCCAACCTTTCCATGTCTTCTAAGAAAGAAGCATTACCTTGCAGCTAGTCTGCCTGCAAACAATAGCATTACGATAGACAAAAAGTAATTCATACCAATGCAAAAGTGGTGAGGAAGTCAGTTCCTGGAGACCAACTGGGGGACCAGGATATGGAGAGTAACAGAAGTTTCACTGATTTAGAAGACAACTGTAATGTTGTAGGGCCTCCCACATCAATTTCCCTGAAACCAGCTACTAGCCGCTGGCTACAGCCAGGCTGGAGAAATGACTCTGCCACAAGAAGGCTTCTCAAATTCTGCAGCCATCAGTCAACTTACCAGCCCTGTTGGCCACATCACCCAGTGATAAGTTTTGATGGTTTTGACGGATGCGGAAGGTGAGGGCTGGGCCCACAACACTGCAAGGAGAGATGTCTGAGGTTACAAGGGTACTATTTACCCATCCAGCACCCTTCTCTGTCACTGGCTGCCAGTGATGACGATAAGCCATTAAAAGGTCTTTGATTTTTAACAGAAGGTTCACTGAAGATACCATGTTAACTTGCTTCAAGTTAATAGCCAGAAACTCAAAGTTCATTTTCAGCTAAGACCAGCTGTATTTTATCTCACGGTCAGAAGCCTTACCACAATATTATCTTGCATTCATAGAGGTAAGTTCcaaatttaaccccccccccccacacacacacacactataacctgaaagagaggaaggagaatgGCCTGGGTACCTGCCAATGTAAATAAGAATCCAGGATAACAAAGCTGAATTAAGAGCTACCAAGGCTAGACCATgccttgactttttttttttactcgagCAGAcagaccagaaaaaaaaaattaggagccAAACTTCAATGTTTTGTATTTAAATTGCCATATTTTCTAAGTATTGCCACCAAAAGCATTATCCTAACCTTTCCACAGTTTCTTTTAATTTGTATTGTGACAGAGGTGTTGTACTATGTGTAAACACAGGCAATAAACCTGGTGGTCATCagcacaaaaaaaagaaagaaaaaccctctAACCCTggcctaatccccccccccaatttctcatGATTCTATTGTCACTTTTAAGAAAAACCACTTGAATGAATATTGGAGCCAGtatgtgacatggaggcaggcaatggcaaaccacttctgaatgcctCTGGCACTAAAAAGAGCACAGGGTCGCCATAGGCCAGCGGaggcttgatggcacttcccatcaATACACAGAAAATGACTGGTTGAGATGTTAATTCATCCACCATCACTGATTGGTGTAAAGTTTACATATAATTAAGGAATAACGAGAACTTAGTATGCATAAATTTTTATGTCATACAACAAAATATACCGAAGCAAAATGGCATATAAGCTTTGTAATTCTACTGAAAATTGCTGACAGAGGATCCAATAAATTCATGGCTTAAAAATATTAGATACCACTGTGAAATGTTTAGGTACTGGAGCAACCAGGCACCTGGGATTTGTCAACCTCAGAGTTACTCAAACACGCCTTCATTAGTGAAGAGAATAATCATTCTCAGGAATAGGGAAGTGACAAAGACCCCTCACGCAAGCATCTTCCAGGATTTTCTTCTCACTCAAGGTACCAAAAACCTTCCCAGATCACCTCAGGGCTGCTCAGCTAAGTTCCCCATCCTCACCTGATGTTGATGAAACTGGCAGTTGACAAGTGCACATGTTCAGCCAAGATTTCCAAAAGCCGGATGCCAGCAGCAAGACCCAGGGGTCtgcaggtggtggaggaggaagtACGGAGCCAGGAGAACAGCATGCATAAGAGACACAATAAGTGGTAGAACGCAAGTGGATAACAGTGTTTCCCCCATCCCTTTGCCAGGCATGCCCAGGAGCCAGAGTAAGAAATGTTAGGGCTGTCAACAAAAATGGAAAAACGTTCCCTACTCCCCTTAGCCTGGGCATCTTAAACCCGGCCCTTCACAGCCTTCCGATGGCATCCACATTTTATCATTCTCCCCCATTTCATAAAGCACAactcacattttttttctgtgattTTTCCCAATCCCTCCAACGGTATACAATTGTATAGCTGTAGTACTTGATATTTTCCTTTGCATCTAAAGCACCAATTATTGGCACTATATCACTGCACAGGTAATACTAATTAGATCAATTTGGGATGATATTATTCAATACCACCTGTCTTTTTTCACCTGTTACATGTTGGAAAACACtactccctcccacacacattgATCCTGTCTGTCTTTTTCTcatcccctccctcttttccatGTCCCACCCCCTCTCACTTTTGGTCGGTGACAATGTAGCCATATTCCTCAGCAGCCAATGCTGTCTCTGGCCGTTCTTCAGCCCTGCCAGGTCGCCCTAATGTTGAATGGCTCTTCTTTACAACCATCTGCCCCTCAGGACCAGTTTTGTCCTCCTCACCAGGGCGCAGGGGTTCAGGTGGTTCCGGGGAAGCCATTGTCGTCCATGCTTTGGCCTTGGTTGGGCCGAGTACCTCAACCTGAGCCAATATCTGCCcctcagtggggccagaactaaCATAGCTCTCTTGAGAGGGTGGCAGTCCCGGTTCATTCCCATGGTGCATTTCAGCTTCTGTCACCTGAGGAGAATGATAGAgatgttttaaaaacaggctttaaaaacccaacttttcactGTTAAAATAATACTCCCCATATAATATTTCATTGTAAGCCTTACAAGAGCCTTGTTAAGCAGgttattattattcttatattGTATATTGTGACTGAAGGTGAAAGAGAGGAGGTAGTGACTTTGTGGCCGAGAAGAAATTCAAAGCAAGGTGTTCCTGAGCTAATGCTTAGCCTACTACTCTATCCTGGAGAAATGCAAACCCCCTGCAGTTACCACCATGATTCAACTCTCTGCTGTAAGCAGCTCTGCAGATCCCCTGAATCTGAAACAGAAGGCCTTCCATCGCCATCTCCGGCATGGCCATCTCTGCCATCAGTCTTGCCATGTGATGGACCACACACCTTCTCCCTGCCACAGGCTGCCTATTTAGAAATTGTTTATCAGGAAAGACACTATGAGTTGTAACCAGCAAACTTAATCTTGGCAAAATTTACACCTCAGCGGAATATATTCATTCATTAACCCCATATTCAGATAACCACTTGTTAACAGGAGAAGGAATATATTTTACGAGAGTGCTTAAGAGACTGACCCAGCAACTAGGAGAAGCTGCACTTACCCGCTTAGACTCTGGGGTCTCTTGTCCAAGCCCACCTTCTGGGGGAAGAATTTGAGATGGGAAGAGCTTCATTTAAAAATGATGATTATTACTACTTATAAAACCAAAAGAACGCCTCCTCCCATATGAGCTTGCCCCTCAATTGAGACCATCCTCAAGCCTTgtgctgcacccccccccttcagaatcAAGATCGCTGAGTACCAGGGCCTTATCTGCTGTGGCACTATGTGATTCACTCCTCAAGGAGGCGTTTTGCCCAGTACCAAATCTATCACGCAGACCCtgacaaaaataattttgttttccccGAGTTTATTGTTGAtttgtttctttccccttcaTTCTTATTGGATCTTTATAAATGACTGGAAGTATAACTGAAGTATCGTTTTCTTTTGGGATGGTTAATTGATGGTTACATTGCCTAATGATTCGCTTTTATATTTCTGACCTGCTGTATTACCACGCCTGCTGATTTCAGCACTGCTAGGTTTTAAGTTCTGTGTGC is a genomic window containing:
- the PTPRN gene encoding receptor-type tyrosine-protein phosphatase-like N isoform X4, with translation MGRWRRLLRAFGCFLLLWLLLLGPAAAGERPLPVLHGCLFDRRLCSQQEVCVQDGLFGQCQESSLQDRPYFQVTAPVLQRLQDVLRQLMAQGLSWQDDITQYVISQEMERIPTVYLPPSRDLVSEDRFPPVHLVPRRSSLPVEAASAQAAYQPPLPPALLQRYLEMLLPSHPELSYKEAFLSSYPHYQFGYSNDPFQDNANPRSPEAPILLDRATASKSLFGVSSAPSYRGQQGLDAAQVFQDLGALYLTQKQMGKSSTRERHMQDSMTEGSLQDYGRNGGGPWTQVAEPAVQRLSAVLNSYGIRLQDLSPQQLSSLIGLLQRLQSPGGLGQETPESKRVTEAEMHHGNEPGLPPSQESYVSSGPTEGQILAQVEVLGPTKAKAWTTMASPEPPEPLRPGEEDKTGPEGQMVVKKSHSTLGRPGRAEERPETALAAEEYGYIVTDQKPLGLAAGIRLLEILAEHVHLSTASFINISVVGPALTFRIRQNHQNLSLGDVANRAALVKPQLESQVGVKILQTGVGQRNDAATYPHPVHFGDTFRSVLLTFVALACVAGIVIAATVVFCLRQHARQREKERLAGLGPEGAADSTFEYQELCRQHMAAKSLFGRAETPPAPAPAENSRVSSVSSQFSDAPQASPSSHSSTPSWCEEPVQSNMDISTGHMILAYMEDHLRNRDRLAKEWQALCAYQAEPNSCDVAQHEANIKKNRNPEYVPYDHARIKLKAESNPSRSDFINASPIIDHDPRMPAYIATQGPLSHTIADFWQMVWENGCTVIVMLSPLVEDGIKQCDRYWPDEGSSLYHIYEVNLVSEHIWCEDFLVRSFYLKNVQSQETRTLTQFHFLSWPAEGIPTTTRPLLDFRRKVNKCYRGRSCPIIVHCSDGAGRTGTYILIDMVLNRMAKGVKEIDIAATLEHVRDQRPGMVQTKDQFEFALTAVAEEVNAILKALPQ
- the PTPRN gene encoding receptor-type tyrosine-protein phosphatase-like N isoform X2, producing the protein MGRWRRLLRAFGCFLLLWLLLLGPAAAGERPLPVLHGCLFDRRLCSQQEVCVQDGLFGQCQESSLQDRPYFQVTAPVLQRLQDVLRQLMAQGLSWQDDITQYVISQEMERIPTVYLPPSRDLVSEDRFPPVHLVPRRSSLPVEAASAQAAYQPPLPPALLQRYLEMLLPSHPELSYKEAFLSSYPHYQFGYSNDPFQDNANPRSPEAPILLDRATASKSLFGVSSAPSYRGQQGLDAAQVFQDLGALYLTQKQMGKSSTRERHMQDSMTEGSLQDYGRNGGGPWTQVAEPAVQRLSAVLNSYGIRLQDLSPQQLSSLIGLLQRLQSPEGGLGQETPESKRVTEAEMHHGNEPGLPPSQESYVSSGPTEGQILAQVEVLGPTKAKAWTTMASPEPPEPLRPGEEDKTGPEGQMVVKKSHSTLGRPGRAEERPETALAAEEYGYIVTDQKPLGLAAGIRLLEILAEHVHLSTASFINISVVGPALTFRIRQNHQNLSLGDVANRAALVKPQLESQVGVKILQTGVGQRNDAATYPHPVHFGDTFRSVLLTFVALACVAGIVIAATVVFCLRQHARQREKERLAGLGPEGAADSTFEYQELCRQHMAAKSLFGRAETPPAPAPAENSRVSSVSSQFSDAPQASPSSHSSTPSWCEEPVQSNMDISTGHMILAYMEDHLRNRDRLAKEWQALCAYQAEPNSCDVAQHEANIKKNRNPEYVPYDHARIKLKAESNPSRSDFINASPIIDHDPRMPAYIATQGPLSHTIADFWQMVWENGCTVIVMLSPLVEDGIKQCDRYWPDEGSSLYHIYEVNLVSEHIWCEDFLVRSFYLKNVQSQETRTLTQFHFLSWPAEGIPTTTRPLLDFRRKVNKCYRGRSCPIIVHCSDGAGRTGTYILIDMVLNRMAKGVKEIDIAATLEHVRDQRPGMVQTKDQFEFALTAVAEEVNAILKALPQ